One window from the genome of Rhinolophus ferrumequinum isolate MPI-CBG mRhiFer1 chromosome 10, mRhiFer1_v1.p, whole genome shotgun sequence encodes:
- the NINJ2 gene encoding ninjurin-2 isoform X1, with amino-acid sequence MLDVALFMSNAMRLKAVLEQGPSSQYYATLVTLISISLLLQVVIGILLVVIARLNLNEVEKQWRLNQLNNAATTLVFITVVINVFITAFGAHKTGFLAARTSRNPL; translated from the exons ATGCTGGACGTGGCTCTCTTCATGTCCAACGCCATGCGGCTGAAAGCGGTGCTGGAGCAGGGGCCGTCCTCGCAGTACTACGCCACCCTTGTCACGCTCATCAGCATCTCTCTGCTCCTGCAGGTCGTCATTGGAATCCTCCTGGTGGTCATTG CACGGCTGAACCTCAATGAGGTAGAAAAGCAGTGGCGACTAAACCAGCTCAACAATGCTGCCACCACCTTGGTCTTCATCACCGTTGTCATCAATGTCTTCATTACAGCCTTCGGGGCACATAAGACAGGGTTCCTGGCTGCCAGGACCTCAAGGAATCCTCTCTGA
- the NINJ2 gene encoding ninjurin-2 isoform X2: MESEREIIDLQPANPNPRRSQPINLNHYATKKSVAESMLDVALFMSNAMRLKAVLEQGPSSQYYATLVTLISISLLLQVVIGILLVVIARLNLNEVEKQWRLNQLNNAATTLVFITVVINVFITAFGAHKTGFLAARTSRNPL; encoded by the exons CCTGCGAACCCCAACCCCAGGAGGAGTCAGCCCATCAACCTGAACCATTATGCCACCAAGAAGAGCGTGGCCGAGAGCATGCTGGACGTGGCTCTCTTCATGTCCAACGCCATGCGGCTGAAAGCGGTGCTGGAGCAGGGGCCGTCCTCGCAGTACTACGCCACCCTTGTCACGCTCATCAGCATCTCTCTGCTCCTGCAGGTCGTCATTGGAATCCTCCTGGTGGTCATTG CACGGCTGAACCTCAATGAGGTAGAAAAGCAGTGGCGACTAAACCAGCTCAACAATGCTGCCACCACCTTGGTCTTCATCACCGTTGTCATCAATGTCTTCATTACAGCCTTCGGGGCACATAAGACAGGGTTCCTGGCTGCCAGGACCTCAAGGAATCCTCTCTGA